One genomic window of Anaeromyxobacter diazotrophicus includes the following:
- a CDS encoding FKBP-type peptidyl-prolyl cis-trans isomerase, which produces MRRLLLSALALTLATGASAQSPQSEDQKTLYAIGVLIGKQLDVFGLSPAEFAMVKQGLDDNAAGKKLAVEPEAYQPKINQLAQARMKITAEKQKEKSKAFLDQAAKEKGAQKSPSGLVYVPIHEGKGAQPKPTDTVKVHYTGTLTDGKVFDSSVKRGQPAEFPLNQVIKCWTEGVGKMKVGGKAKLVCPSAIAYGDEGRPPTIPGGATLVFEVELLDIKK; this is translated from the coding sequence ATGCGCAGGCTCCTCCTCTCCGCCCTGGCGCTCACGCTCGCCACCGGCGCGAGCGCGCAGTCGCCCCAGTCCGAAGATCAGAAGACGCTCTACGCGATCGGCGTCCTGATCGGGAAGCAGCTCGACGTCTTCGGGCTGTCGCCGGCCGAGTTCGCGATGGTGAAGCAGGGCCTCGACGACAACGCCGCCGGGAAGAAGCTGGCGGTCGAGCCCGAGGCGTACCAGCCGAAGATCAACCAGCTCGCCCAGGCGCGCATGAAGATCACCGCCGAGAAGCAGAAGGAGAAGTCGAAGGCGTTCCTGGACCAGGCCGCCAAGGAGAAGGGCGCGCAGAAGAGCCCCTCCGGCCTCGTCTACGTGCCCATCCACGAGGGCAAGGGCGCGCAGCCCAAGCCGACCGACACCGTGAAGGTGCACTACACCGGCACCCTCACCGACGGGAAGGTCTTCGACAGCTCCGTGAAGCGCGGGCAGCCGGCCGAGTTCCCCCTCAACCAGGTCATCAAGTGCTGGACCGAGGGCGTGGGCAAGATGAAGGTGGGCGGCAAGGCGAAGCTCGTGTGCCCGTCGGCGATCGCGTACGGCGACGAGGGCCGGCCGCCGACCATCCCGGGCGGCGCGACGCTCGTCTTCGAGGTCGAGCTCCTCGACATCAAGAAGTGA
- the yfcF gene encoding glutathione transferase, with product MAEEKLILWGEKNYYSPYVFSCFVALAEKGLPFEVRTFDLSAGEHRQGDYGARSITGRVPSLQHGELWLAESSAIDEYLEEVFPPPRYARLYPARPAERARARQVQAWVRSDLMPLREERPTSSVFMKEPVKPLSAAGRAAAERVVRAAEALLPAGATWLFGDFGVADADLGLMLQRLVANGDPVPDRLRDYAHRVWDRPSVKDWRARVPKGR from the coding sequence ATGGCGGAAGAGAAGCTGATCCTGTGGGGCGAGAAGAACTACTACAGCCCGTACGTGTTCTCCTGCTTCGTGGCGCTCGCCGAGAAGGGGCTGCCGTTCGAGGTGCGCACGTTCGACCTGTCCGCCGGCGAGCACCGGCAGGGCGACTACGGCGCGCGCTCGATCACCGGCCGCGTGCCCTCGCTCCAGCACGGCGAGCTCTGGCTGGCGGAGTCGTCCGCCATCGACGAGTACCTGGAGGAGGTCTTCCCGCCGCCGCGGTACGCGCGCCTGTACCCCGCGCGCCCGGCGGAGCGCGCCCGCGCCCGGCAGGTCCAGGCCTGGGTCCGCAGCGATCTCATGCCGCTGCGCGAGGAGCGCCCCACCTCGAGCGTGTTCATGAAGGAGCCGGTGAAGCCGCTCAGCGCCGCGGGCCGCGCCGCCGCCGAGCGCGTCGTGCGCGCCGCCGAGGCGCTCCTGCCCGCGGGCGCCACCTGGCTCTTCGGCGACTTCGGCGTCGCCGACGCCGACCTCGGCCTCATGCTGCAGCGGCTGGTCGCGAACGGCGACCCGGTGCCGGATCGCCTGCGCGACTACGCGCACCGGGTCTGGGACCGCCCGAGCGTGAAGGACTGGCGGGCGCGCGTGCCGAAGGGGCGCTGA